A portion of the Eulemur rufifrons isolate Redbay chromosome 30, OSU_ERuf_1, whole genome shotgun sequence genome contains these proteins:
- the LOC138378526 gene encoding LOW QUALITY PROTEIN: zinc finger and BTB domain-containing protein 44-like (The sequence of the model RefSeq protein was modified relative to this genomic sequence to represent the inferred CDS: substituted 2 bases at 2 genomic stop codons), producing MGVKTFTHSSSSHSQEMLPKLNMLRNDGHFCAITIGVQDKIFRAHKVVLAACSDFFCTKLVGQAGDESKNVLDLHHVTVTGFIPLLEXAYTATLSINTEIIIDVLAAASYMQMFSVASTCSEFMKSSILWNTPNSQPEKGLDAGQENNSNCSFPSQDGSISPVSSECSVVERTIPVCRESRRKRKSNTVMSPESPAKCSTQTSSPQVLNSSASYSENRNQPVDSSLAFPWTFPVGIDRRIQPEKVKXAENTRTLELPGPSETGRRIADYVTCESTKTTLPLGTEEDVRVKVERLSDEEVHEEVSKPVSASQSSLSDQQTVPGSEQVQEDLLISPQSSSIGSVDEGLTEGLPTLPSTSSTNAHADDDDRLENVQHPHQLYIALSTSSTERPSPNGPDRPFQCPTCGVGFTHIQNLKQHMLIYSGIKGFQCARCGKKLTGAYSLKMNHLKHEVPLHRPRSMIENSQAVDEMTRNGE from the exons atggGTGTGAAAACATTTACTCATAGCTCCTCTTCCCACAGCCAGGAAATGCTTCCAAAGCTAAATATGCTGCGAAATGATGGACATTTTTGTGCTATCACTATTGGTGTCCAGGACAAAATCTTCCGGGCACATAAAGTAGTACTAGCAGCTTGCAGTGATTTCTTTTGCACCAAACTTGTAGGCCAAGCAGGGGATGAGAGCAAGAATGTGTTGGATCTGCATCATGTTACCGTGACTGGCTTTATACCCCTCCTAGAATAGGCCTACACGGCCACTTTGTCAATTAACACAGAAATTATTATTGATGTTCTAGCTGCAGCCAGCTATATGCAAATGTTTAGTGTTGCTAGCACCTGCTCAGAATTCATGAAATCAAGCATTTTATGGAATACACCCAACAGCCAACCAGAAAAGGGTCTAGACGCTGgacaagaaaataattctaactgCAGTTTTCCTTCTCAAGATGGAAGCATTTCTCCAGTGTCTTCAGAGTGCAGTGTGGTAGAAAGAACCATTCCTGTCTGCCGAGAATCCCGGAGAAAGCGCAAAAGCAACACTGTTATGTCTCCTGAAAGTCCTGCGAAGTGTAGCACACAAACAAGTTCACCCCAGGTATTGAATTCTTCAGCTTCCTACTCAGAAAATAGGAATCAGCCAGTTGACTCTTCTTTAGCTTTTCCCTGGACTTTTCCTGTTGGAATTGATCGAAGGATTCAACCTGAGAAGGTTAAGTAGGCAGAAAATACCCGGACTTTAGAATTACCTGGCCCGTCTGAGACAGGTAGAAGAATTGCTGATTACGTGACTTGTGAAAGCACAAAAACTACTTTGCCTCTGGGTACAGAAGAAGATGTCCGAGTCAAAGTAGAAAGGTTAAGTGATGAAGAGGTCCATGAGGAAGTGTCCAAGCCTGTCAGTGCGTCTCAGAGTTCCCTGAGTGATCAGCAGACAGTGCCAGGAAGTGAACAAGTCCAAGAGGACCTTCTGATTAGTCCACAGTCTTCCTCTATAGGCTCAGTAGACGAAGGCCTTACCGAGGGATTACCTACACTTCCAAGCACCTCTAGCACTAATGCTCATGCAGATGATGATGATCGATTGGAAAATGTTCAGCATCCCCACCAACTCTACATTGCTCTTTCTACCAGCAGTACAGAACGACCAAGTCCAAATGGTCCAGACAGACCTTTTCAGTGTCCGACCTGTGGGGTGGGATTCACCCATATCCAGAATCTCAAACAGCACATGCTGATCTACTCAGGAATTAAAGGATTTCAGTGTGCCCGCTGTGGGAAAAAGTTGACCGGGGCTTACTCGCTAAAGATGAATCACCTAAAGCATGAA g TACCACTCCACAGGCCAAGAAGCATGATTGAGAATAGTCAGGCTGTAGATGAAATGACCAGGAATGGAGAATGA